In one Streptomyces sp. T12 genomic region, the following are encoded:
- a CDS encoding SDR family NAD(P)-dependent oxidoreductase: MSGLSGLKAVVTGGASGIGLATSRMLAEHGATVAVLDLDPSGAPEPLIAIKADLGDDASVRPGVAEAAERLGGLDILVNNAGIGAIGSVEDNPDEEWHRVLDVNVLGTVRTTRAALPYLRRSSHAAVVNICSIAATAGLPQRALYSASKGAVLSLTLAMAADHVREGIRVNCVNPGTADTPWVTRLLDAADDPEAERAALDARQPLGRLITADDVAAAVVYLASPAAASVTGTALAVDGGVQGLRLRPAAGS, encoded by the coding sequence TTGAGCGGCCTGTCAGGGCTCAAGGCCGTCGTCACCGGCGGCGCGTCCGGCATCGGGCTGGCCACATCCCGGATGCTGGCCGAGCACGGCGCCACGGTGGCCGTCCTCGACCTCGACCCCTCCGGCGCCCCCGAGCCGCTGATCGCCATCAAGGCCGACCTCGGCGACGACGCCTCGGTGCGTCCGGGCGTGGCGGAGGCCGCCGAGCGGCTCGGTGGCCTGGACATCCTGGTCAACAACGCGGGCATCGGCGCCATCGGCAGCGTCGAGGACAACCCGGACGAGGAGTGGCACCGCGTCCTCGACGTCAACGTCCTCGGGACGGTACGCACCACCCGGGCCGCCCTGCCGTATCTGCGGCGCTCGTCGCACGCGGCGGTCGTCAACATCTGCTCCATCGCGGCCACCGCGGGACTGCCCCAGCGTGCCCTGTACTCCGCGAGCAAGGGCGCGGTGCTGTCGCTGACCCTGGCGATGGCCGCCGACCACGTCCGCGAGGGCATCCGCGTCAACTGCGTCAACCCCGGCACCGCCGACACACCCTGGGTGACCCGGCTCCTCGACGCCGCCGACGACCCGGAGGCGGAACGCGCCGCCCTCGACGCACGCCAGCCCCTGGGCCGCCTGATCACCGCGGACGATGTGGCAGCGGCCGTGGTCTACCTGGCGAGCCCCGCCGCGGCCTCCGTCACCGGCACCGCCCTCGCCGTCGACGGCGGCGTGCAGGGGCTCCGGCTGCGCCCGGCGGCCGGCTCATGA
- a CDS encoding carbohydrate ABC transporter permease, translating into MHRTRRPRSLAARLAWLIVMTLAVLFFCVPVVWLLLATTKTDGQIVRDNPFSFGSLTSIADAWHHLYAFQEGAILTWLRNSALYTFGALAITLVTSIPAGYALALTQFIGCRMLLTITMLVMLMPTAAMVLPLYLGMNAVHLDGTIWSVILPFSFFPFGVYLTYIYFSSNVPADLLSAARIDGCSEWQVFRLVAMPLAKPVIALVGFFNFVGNWNNFFLPFVMLPDSSQYPAQVGLNNLLAASPLFNTSSGTGNQIMRPELALATLVTIVPVLIVFLFSQRALVAGMLAGATKE; encoded by the coding sequence ATGCACCGGACGCGCCGCCCACGCTCACTGGCCGCCCGGCTGGCCTGGCTCATCGTCATGACCCTGGCCGTGCTGTTCTTCTGTGTGCCGGTGGTGTGGCTCCTGCTGGCCACGACCAAGACCGACGGCCAGATCGTGCGGGACAACCCGTTCTCCTTCGGCTCCCTCACCTCGATCGCCGACGCCTGGCACCATCTCTACGCCTTCCAGGAAGGCGCCATCCTCACCTGGCTGAGGAACTCGGCGCTCTACACGTTCGGCGCACTGGCCATCACGCTGGTGACATCGATCCCCGCCGGGTACGCGCTGGCTCTCACACAGTTCATCGGGTGCCGGATGCTGTTGACCATCACCATGCTCGTGATGCTCATGCCGACGGCCGCGATGGTGCTTCCCCTGTACCTGGGGATGAACGCCGTGCACCTGGACGGCACGATCTGGTCGGTGATCCTGCCCTTCTCCTTCTTCCCGTTCGGGGTCTACCTCACCTACATCTACTTCTCCTCCAACGTCCCCGCCGACCTGCTGTCCGCCGCGCGGATCGACGGCTGCTCGGAGTGGCAGGTCTTCCGTCTCGTCGCGATGCCGCTGGCCAAGCCGGTGATCGCCCTGGTCGGGTTCTTCAACTTCGTCGGCAACTGGAACAACTTCTTCCTGCCGTTCGTGATGCTCCCCGACAGCTCGCAGTATCCGGCGCAGGTGGGGCTGAACAACCTGCTCGCCGCCTCGCCGCTGTTCAACACCTCCAGCGGCACCGGCAACCAGATCATGCGGCCCGAACTGGCCCTGGCCACCCTGGTCACCATCGTCCCCGTGCTGATCGTCTTCCTCTTCTCCCAGCGCGCCCTCGTGGCCGGCATGCTCGCCGGCGCGACCAAGGAGTGA
- a CDS encoding aldo/keto reductase codes for MRTTTLGTTDVRVTELSFGAAGIGNLFRPVTDEAAFAAVEAAWDAGVRTFDTAPHYGLGLSERRLGAALRDRDRDAYTVSTKVGRLLEPRPEGGRGDDLAQGFAVPDTHRRVWDFSSDGVLRSLEASLERLSLDRVDIALLHDPDHHAEQALTEAYPALERLRGEGVVKAIGIGVNQCALPARFLRETDIDVVLLAGRYTLLEQEGMAEVLPEAAARGRSVIVGGVFNSGLLTDPKPGAMYDYAPAPLHILDRALRMKAITERHGVPLRASALRFPLGHPAVASVLSGARCAKEVRDTVDQMRRTVPAALWDELRAEELLPPHVPVPAAAPQS; via the coding sequence ATGAGAACGACCACGCTGGGCACCACCGACGTCAGGGTCACCGAGCTGTCGTTCGGGGCCGCCGGCATCGGCAACCTCTTCCGCCCGGTCACCGACGAGGCCGCGTTCGCCGCGGTGGAGGCGGCCTGGGACGCGGGCGTCCGCACCTTCGACACCGCCCCGCACTACGGACTCGGATTGTCCGAGCGCCGCCTGGGCGCCGCGCTGCGCGACCGGGACCGGGACGCGTACACCGTCTCCACCAAGGTCGGGCGGCTGCTCGAACCCCGCCCGGAGGGTGGCCGTGGCGACGATCTCGCCCAGGGCTTCGCCGTGCCCGACACTCACCGCCGCGTCTGGGACTTCAGCTCCGACGGCGTCCTGCGCTCCCTGGAAGCGAGCCTGGAGCGCCTCAGTCTGGACCGGGTGGACATCGCCCTGCTGCACGACCCGGACCACCACGCCGAGCAGGCCCTCACCGAGGCGTACCCTGCGCTGGAACGGCTGCGCGGTGAAGGCGTCGTCAAGGCGATCGGCATCGGAGTGAACCAGTGCGCGCTCCCCGCCCGCTTCCTGCGCGAGACCGACATCGACGTCGTGCTGCTCGCCGGCCGCTACACCCTCCTGGAGCAGGAGGGAATGGCGGAAGTACTGCCGGAGGCCGCCGCCCGCGGCAGGAGTGTCATCGTCGGCGGGGTGTTCAACTCGGGTCTGCTCACCGACCCCAAGCCCGGGGCCATGTACGACTACGCGCCCGCCCCACTGCACATACTCGACCGAGCCCTGCGCATGAAGGCGATCACCGAACGCCACGGCGTACCGCTGCGCGCATCCGCTTTGCGCTTCCCGCTCGGCCATCCGGCGGTCGCGAGCGTGCTGTCCGGCGCGCGTTGCGCCAAGGAGGTCCGGGACACGGTGGACCAGATGCGGCGAACGGTACCGGCCGCGCTCTGGGACGAACTACGTGCCGAGGAGCTGCTGCCCCCGCACGTCCCCGTCCCCGCCGCCGCACCTCAGTCGTGA
- a CDS encoding fumarylacetoacetate hydrolase family protein, whose translation MKLLRVGAPGEERPAVRTEDGRLLDLSPVTSDIDGAFLASDGVDRARAEVAAGSLPELDPDGLRIGAPLARPGKIVCVGLNYRDHAAETGLAIPERPVVFMKDPGTVIGPYDEVLIPRGSVKTDWEVELAVVIGRRARYLDGPEAARDVIAGYAISHDVSEREFQLEYSPQWDLGKSCETFNPLGPWLVTADEVGDPQDLGLHLSVNGVKRQEGHTGDMIFPVDHIVSYLSQYMVLEPGDVINTGTPAGVALGLPGTPYLRPGDSVELSVDGLGAQRQTFGQA comes from the coding sequence GTGAAACTTCTACGAGTCGGCGCGCCCGGCGAGGAGCGTCCCGCAGTCCGCACCGAGGACGGCCGGCTGCTCGACCTGTCCCCCGTGACCTCCGACATCGACGGCGCTTTCCTCGCCTCGGACGGTGTCGACCGGGCCCGGGCGGAGGTCGCGGCGGGAAGTCTGCCCGAGCTGGACCCGGACGGTCTGCGGATCGGTGCCCCTCTCGCCCGCCCTGGCAAGATCGTCTGCGTCGGCCTGAACTACCGCGACCACGCCGCCGAGACCGGCCTTGCGATCCCCGAGCGCCCGGTGGTGTTCATGAAGGACCCGGGCACGGTGATCGGCCCCTACGACGAGGTGCTGATCCCCCGCGGCTCCGTGAAGACCGACTGGGAGGTCGAACTGGCGGTCGTCATCGGACGACGGGCCCGCTATCTCGACGGACCCGAGGCCGCGCGGGACGTGATCGCGGGGTACGCGATCAGCCATGACGTCTCGGAGCGGGAGTTCCAGCTGGAGTACTCGCCGCAGTGGGACCTGGGCAAGTCCTGCGAGACGTTCAACCCGCTCGGACCGTGGCTGGTGACCGCCGACGAGGTGGGCGATCCGCAGGACCTCGGCCTGCACCTGAGCGTCAACGGCGTGAAGCGGCAGGAGGGCCACACCGGCGACATGATCTTCCCGGTCGACCACATCGTGTCGTACCTGAGCCAGTACATGGTCCTGGAGCCGGGTGACGTGATCAACACCGGTACTCCGGCGGGCGTGGCCCTCGGCCTCCCGGGCACCCCCTATCTCCGCCCCGGCGACAGCGTCGAGCTCTCCGTCGACGGCCTCGGCGCCCAGCGCCAGACCTTCGGCCAAGCGTGA
- a CDS encoding L-rhamnose mutarotase, with translation MKRIAQTIRLRPEHRELYLRLHSAVWPGVEAALRAANIRNYSIFLREDTLFAYFEYHGDDFEADMAAISTDATTQAWWKLTDPCQEPWADTGTGGNWSDLTEIWHLHPSQGDAR, from the coding sequence ATGAAACGGATTGCCCAGACGATCCGCCTGCGGCCCGAACACCGTGAGCTGTATCTGCGGCTGCACTCCGCGGTCTGGCCGGGCGTCGAGGCCGCGCTGCGGGCCGCGAACATCCGCAACTACAGCATCTTCCTGCGCGAGGACACGCTGTTCGCCTACTTCGAGTACCACGGCGACGACTTCGAGGCCGACATGGCCGCGATCAGCACCGACGCGACCACCCAGGCCTGGTGGAAGCTCACCGACCCCTGCCAGGAGCCCTGGGCAGATACCGGCACCGGGGGCAACTGGTCCGACCTGACCGAGATCTGGCATCTGCACCCATCGCAAGGAGACGCCCGGTGA